The following coding sequences lie in one Corynebacterium anserum genomic window:
- a CDS encoding fatty acid desaturase family protein, which translates to MAVQDIRAYSHLTDEDIEEIGRRLTEIEREHRESLGEKDAQYIRRLIRAQRTTDLAARAATIITPAAALPAGAALAIAKILENLEIGHNVMHGQWDWMNDPEIHSSTWEWDNTGPSSGWKHSHNVMHHTYTNILGMDNDVGYGLLRVTRDRAWKPDMLLQPVKNVILASLFEYAVGFYDVELGRFFAGRQTWEETKPRLFETLRKVGKQVAKDYVAFPVVAGAAGYVLAGMGSKKKGLFGKKGLGWTGKSAKRTRFAEAKHRATRAGQAALLANFLRNIWAYAVIFCGHFPDDVETFTKRTLDEESRSEWYLRQMLGSANFRGGKILTVMSGNLNYQIEHHLFPDMPSNRLAAIGKKVEAIAEEFGLPYNTDSFPKQFLEVQRTLLKLSLPNKFLRADPWNAPEVRSDEAFTHVGGGYDEVRESTGHRELRKGLEMLKKLRPKFLA; encoded by the coding sequence ATGGCAGTTCAAGACATCAGAGCATATTCACATCTCACCGACGAAGACATCGAAGAGATTGGCCGTAGGCTCACCGAAATCGAACGTGAACACCGCGAATCTCTCGGTGAAAAGGATGCGCAATACATCCGCAGGCTCATCCGTGCACAGCGCACCACGGATCTAGCAGCACGCGCGGCGACCATCATCACCCCAGCCGCCGCACTGCCAGCAGGCGCGGCGCTGGCCATCGCGAAAATCCTGGAAAACCTGGAAATCGGCCATAACGTGATGCACGGTCAGTGGGACTGGATGAACGACCCAGAAATCCACTCCTCCACCTGGGAATGGGACAACACCGGCCCATCTAGTGGCTGGAAACACAGCCACAATGTCATGCACCACACCTACACGAACATCCTGGGGATGGATAACGATGTGGGATATGGCCTGCTGCGCGTCACCCGCGATCGTGCATGGAAACCAGACATGCTGTTACAGCCCGTGAAGAACGTGATCCTCGCCAGCCTGTTCGAGTACGCGGTAGGCTTCTACGACGTGGAACTCGGTCGCTTTTTCGCCGGGCGTCAGACATGGGAAGAAACCAAACCCCGCCTCTTTGAGACCCTGAGGAAAGTTGGAAAGCAAGTAGCAAAAGATTACGTGGCTTTCCCAGTTGTGGCCGGAGCCGCTGGCTACGTGCTAGCTGGCATGGGCTCAAAGAAAAAGGGACTATTCGGCAAGAAGGGACTTGGCTGGACTGGTAAGAGCGCCAAACGCACCCGCTTCGCGGAAGCAAAGCATCGAGCTACTCGCGCGGGTCAAGCTGCGCTGCTGGCGAATTTCCTACGCAACATATGGGCATATGCCGTAATTTTCTGCGGACACTTCCCCGATGACGTAGAAACTTTCACCAAACGCACACTGGATGAAGAATCCCGCAGTGAATGGTACCTACGGCAAATGTTGGGATCGGCTAACTTCCGGGGCGGCAAAATCCTGACCGTCATGTCTGGCAATTTGAATTACCAAATCGAGCACCACCTGTTTCCAGACATGCCGTCCAATCGCTTAGCTGCCATTGGTAAAAAGGTTGAAGCAATTGCAGAGGAATTCGGCCTTCCGTACAACACGGACAGCTTCCCAAAGCAGTTCCTCGAAGTTCAGCGCACGCTACTGAAGCTTTCCCTCCCCAACAAATTCCTGCGTGCAGATCCATGGAATGCTCCAGAAGTTCGTTCTGATGAAGCTTTCACCCATGTAGGCGGCGGCTACGACGAAGTACGCGAATCTACTGGTCACCGTGAACTGCGTAAAGGACTAGAGATGCTCAAGAAACTACGTCCAAAGTTCTTGGCATAA
- a CDS encoding flavin reductase family protein, translated as MNQATEGPLSRLLEAFTTPLTPVDYVTLVNPLRGREVRGQITSIEKHDDFLSLTLTPGPGMPRTFHAGQFIGLGLQIDGRWRWRCYSLTNAPQRRGRSLTVSIKPVPGGLFTQHIADNAEVGQVIRLTAPGGDFYLPQPVPRKLLFLTAGAGITPVMSMLRWLKQEFPPQSDSDDDSTSFPDVIHVHSERASQPAAPYGEELQTLHNEVPNYHLITWDTTQQGRLTVDTFKDLVPDATTRQFYACGPTQMLDSFHDEFPDMHSEKFFIEVDGNNHGGDIHFSTLGVSTTSTGSTTVLEAAEAAGVNLMHGCRMGICRTCVTPIEDGAAVDLRDGHTYGPGEQIRTCCTVPAGTLTIAGQ; from the coding sequence ATGAATCAAGCCACCGAAGGGCCTCTTAGCCGACTCCTCGAGGCATTCACCACCCCGCTCACTCCAGTGGACTACGTCACTCTGGTTAATCCACTGCGTGGGCGCGAAGTCCGTGGACAAATCACCTCCATAGAAAAACACGACGATTTTCTTTCCCTCACCCTCACTCCCGGGCCCGGAATGCCACGAACTTTCCACGCAGGTCAATTCATTGGCCTCGGTTTGCAAATCGACGGTCGCTGGCGCTGGCGCTGCTATTCACTCACCAACGCACCGCAACGCCGCGGCCGCTCGCTCACTGTTTCCATCAAGCCTGTACCTGGAGGCTTGTTCACTCAACACATCGCCGACAATGCGGAGGTTGGTCAGGTCATCCGCCTTACGGCACCAGGCGGAGACTTTTATCTCCCGCAACCTGTACCACGAAAACTACTTTTCCTCACCGCTGGTGCTGGTATCACTCCGGTCATGTCCATGCTGCGTTGGCTGAAGCAGGAATTTCCGCCACAGAGCGATAGCGACGATGACTCCACAAGCTTCCCAGATGTCATTCACGTCCACTCCGAACGAGCTTCTCAACCCGCTGCACCGTACGGCGAAGAGCTCCAAACACTTCACAACGAGGTTCCGAATTATCACCTGATCACCTGGGATACGACCCAGCAGGGTCGCCTCACTGTAGACACATTCAAAGATCTTGTTCCCGACGCAACAACTCGCCAGTTTTACGCCTGCGGACCAACCCAGATGCTGGATAGCTTCCACGATGAATTCCCAGACATGCATTCTGAGAAGTTTTTCATCGAAGTTGACGGAAACAACCACGGAGGAGATATTCATTTCTCCACGCTCGGAGTCTCCACAACATCCACTGGTTCCACAACTGTTCTCGAAGCAGCAGAAGCTGCTGGCGTGAACCTGATGCACGGATGCCGAATGGGCATCTGCCGCACATGCGTAACTCCCATCGAAGACGGTGCAGCCGTGGATCTTCGTGACGGCCACACCTACGGGCCAGGTGAACAGATCCGTACATGCTGCACCGTGCCCGCCGGCACACTCACTATTGCAGGGCAATGA
- a CDS encoding cupin domain-containing protein — protein MEDDWSIFVPAGKWHDVINTGDEPLKLYTVYAPVHHAHGIVQVTAEDAERDEESGKDVPPEWTVQPGTGAADGHA, from the coding sequence GTGGAAGATGACTGGTCCATCTTTGTTCCAGCAGGTAAGTGGCATGATGTCATTAACACAGGGGATGAACCACTGAAGCTATATACGGTGTACGCGCCAGTGCACCATGCTCACGGCATCGTACAAGTTACAGCTGAGGATGCTGAGCGTGATGAGGAGTCCGGCAAGGACGTTCCACCGGAATGGACCGTGCAGCCAGGCACGGGAGCGGCTGATGGCCACGCTTAG
- a CDS encoding glycosyltransferase family 87 protein, translating into MSSGTNYSRQIPLTLWHKRLIAALSTVLFAWTFLKPQGVRYMLDANVYRLGAQRVIDGLPLYNGHFHIIDDISLPFTYPPISALLFLPLTVFGNTGTSIAVTFVNLVLLITIVWILLHYVACLDHSSSIWLAVGLSAILTQFGPVYGSLMLGQINLFLGLLVLLDATLVPRKFRGLLTGIATALKLTPAVFGLWFVMRRDWASLLRMGLGALGMTALGFLVLPQDSKDYWLGTVQNSSRIGGIAYASNQSFNGELFRLGLRTENSGSWLWLVLVATLLLATVIVMRRLLLANMPLLALCLNSFVALLASPVSWAHHFIWVPIMLIVLGIMWWDTRYSRGTHFAMTHQQQVICFVLVVTGAACFALQPISFVPSGDSRELEWGVLWHIIGNAFLWWTLAAYPLLWRLSGTRVGNSCGT; encoded by the coding sequence ATGTCGAGCGGCACTAATTATTCACGCCAGATTCCTCTCACACTGTGGCACAAGCGTCTCATCGCTGCGCTTTCCACAGTGCTCTTTGCGTGGACTTTTCTCAAACCCCAGGGTGTTCGCTACATGCTGGATGCCAACGTCTACCGACTCGGTGCTCAACGTGTCATTGATGGCCTACCTCTCTATAACGGCCATTTTCACATCATCGATGACATCAGTCTCCCTTTTACTTATCCTCCTATATCGGCCCTCCTCTTTTTGCCGCTCACGGTATTCGGCAATACCGGCACATCTATCGCGGTGACCTTCGTCAATCTCGTATTACTTATTACTATTGTGTGGATACTTCTCCACTATGTCGCGTGTCTAGATCACTCATCATCAATCTGGTTGGCTGTGGGGCTATCAGCCATACTCACGCAATTTGGTCCGGTCTATGGGTCGCTGATGCTTGGACAGATCAATCTGTTTCTCGGCCTCTTGGTACTTCTTGATGCCACACTTGTGCCTCGAAAATTCCGCGGCCTACTCACGGGTATTGCCACTGCATTGAAACTCACCCCGGCTGTTTTCGGACTGTGGTTCGTCATGCGCCGTGATTGGGCATCTCTTCTACGCATGGGATTAGGCGCGCTGGGGATGACTGCTCTGGGCTTTCTCGTTTTACCGCAGGATTCCAAAGATTATTGGCTCGGTACCGTCCAGAATTCGAGTCGGATTGGTGGTATCGCTTACGCCTCGAACCAGTCGTTTAATGGGGAGCTCTTTCGGTTAGGTTTGCGTACGGAGAACTCTGGTTCGTGGTTATGGCTAGTATTGGTCGCGACGCTGCTACTCGCCACCGTGATTGTGATGCGACGCCTACTGCTCGCGAACATGCCGCTGCTGGCTCTGTGTCTCAATAGCTTTGTAGCGCTTCTCGCTAGTCCAGTGTCCTGGGCTCACCACTTCATATGGGTTCCCATCATGCTCATTGTCCTGGGAATCATGTGGTGGGACACTCGTTATTCTCGTGGCACCCACTTTGCAATGACGCATCAACAGCAAGTGATTTGTTTTGTCCTGGTAGTCACCGGTGCAGCGTGCTTTGCGTTACAACCCATATCTTTTGTACCAAGCGGTGACTCACGGGAGTTGGAATGGGGCGTGCTCTGGCACATAATCGGTAACGCATTCCTGTGGTGGACCCTTGCTGCATACCCATTACTCTGGCGGTTAAGCGGTACACGCGTAGGCAACAGTTGTGGCACTTAA
- a CDS encoding ATP-binding cassette domain-containing protein encodes MQSTDSAAEERAANKWAEAETKALDPTEGMTAANTASVSRSDCADIISARDLQLKTKQGIVFSDVDLAIKEGSTHALVGPQGSGRTSLLLVLAGRMQYSGGELIVDGNRIKPGRSARIFGKLRAVQRISAIAGFRDIDDLDISTGVGEIVNERLGLISPLLHRAETWNAPRIQTIRALTIPRVDPQTWVRNLSAYEEFAMRITLALLDDPRILLVDNVDQLSNPEDQREAWEMLGRIQESGVTVVASTTNTETMPDWVDRTTTQRPYNQEEENYPIYNEDPNKVDEKETED; translated from the coding sequence GTGCAATCAACAGACTCCGCAGCCGAAGAAAGGGCTGCCAACAAGTGGGCTGAAGCAGAAACAAAGGCCCTGGACCCCACCGAAGGGATGACTGCCGCTAATACTGCAAGCGTTAGTCGTTCGGACTGTGCAGACATTATTTCCGCTCGAGACCTACAGCTAAAAACAAAACAGGGCATCGTTTTTAGTGATGTAGACCTCGCCATAAAGGAAGGCAGTACCCACGCCCTTGTAGGACCACAGGGGTCTGGACGCACTTCCTTGCTTCTCGTTTTAGCAGGCCGTATGCAATACTCCGGTGGCGAACTCATCGTTGACGGAAACCGCATCAAACCAGGGCGATCAGCTCGAATATTTGGCAAACTACGCGCAGTGCAACGTATCAGCGCGATCGCCGGTTTCCGTGACATCGATGACCTGGATATATCCACTGGAGTGGGAGAGATTGTCAACGAGCGTTTAGGGCTCATCTCTCCCTTGCTGCACCGTGCTGAAACGTGGAATGCTCCCCGAATTCAAACTATTCGCGCACTGACAATTCCGCGAGTGGATCCCCAAACATGGGTACGTAACCTTAGTGCATATGAAGAGTTTGCCATGCGCATCACTCTCGCGTTGTTGGATGACCCGCGGATACTGCTTGTGGATAACGTTGATCAACTCTCGAACCCAGAAGACCAACGCGAAGCCTGGGAAATGCTTGGGCGAATACAAGAATCTGGAGTAACAGTGGTGGCGTCGACTACCAATACAGAAACCATGCCGGATTGGGTTGATCGGACCACCACCCAGCGCCCTTATAACCAGGAAGAAGAAAACTACCCAATCTATAACGAGGATCCGAACAAAGTGGACGAGAAGGAAACGGAGGATTAG